The genomic interval CGAGGCGGCGCCTGCCGCAATCATAGCCCCGGCGAGCAGCGCGGGCGGTGCGCCGCCACCGAGGCGCCGCTCCGGCAGCGCCGTTTACTGATCTCCGACGATCCCGCAATGACGGATAAGTAAATGAGCCAGATCGACTGATTCAGGGCCGCCAATTGTAGATCCAGTCCTGACGCGCCAGCATACGCTGCGGTCCCATAGCCCTGATGGCGAGATCGCGCGCCAGAGCGGCGGCTCCTCCGAGATGGTAAATCCGCCCGTTCCGTTGCGCGAGCGCCTGCACGTGTGCGACGCGCGCGCGGCGCAAGCTTGTGTAGCGCGCAAGCGCAACGGCAGCGCCATCGGTGCTCTCGTTCGCGGCTTCGCCGAGACACTGCGCCAGGACCGCAGCATCCTCGATCGCCATGCCCGCTCCCTGCGCGGCAAACGGCAGCATTGCGTGGGCGGCATCGCCGAGCAAAGCCATGGCGTCGCGGTGCCACGCGGCCATCGGGGGAATCGTAAACAGCGCCCACTTGCGCCAGCCGTTTACGGCGTCGATCATCATGCGCGCCGGCTCAGACCAGCGCGCTTGTGCGAACCGGCGCTTGATGTCCGCAGCGTCGCCGGCGGCGCTCCAGCCGGGCTGATTCCAGGTGTCCGGCACCACAGCGACGATGTTGATCTGCCTTCCGCCCGACATCGGATAGGCCACGAGATGCGCGTCTGGTCCCATCCAGAGCCGCACGCGGCGCGCGGTCATGTCGTGCGGCAATTGCGCCGCCTCGATGGTCCCGCGCCACGCGGTCAGGCCGGAAAACAGCGGCCTCACATCCGGAAAGAGTTGATTGCGCAGCGCGGACCACACGCCATCGGCGCCGATCAGCACCCATGCAGTCTCCTGCCGGCTTGTCACGCCGTGACGCACATCCAAAGTTACGCCATTGCCGTGCGCCGCCGCGCTTTCGATCGCGGCGCCGAGGCGCAATTCGATGCCGGGATGATCGCG from Nitrobacter sp. NHB1 carries:
- a CDS encoding FAD-dependent monooxygenase produces the protein MTRSRTVVVAGAGIGGLTASLALAAKGFRILIIETAERLEETGAGLQLSPNASRILIDLGLHARLSARALVPEAVSIMSARHGGEICRLPLGDAATLRAGAPYWVMHRAGLQAALLEQVRDHPGIELRLGAAIESAAAHGNGVTLDVRHGVTSRQETAWVLIGADGVWSALRNQLFPDVRPLFSGLTAWRGTIEAAQLPHDMTARRVRLWMGPDAHLVAYPMSGGRQINIVAVVPDTWNQPGWSAAGDAADIKRRFAQARWSEPARMMIDAVNGWRKWALFTIPPMAAWHRDAMALLGDAAHAMLPFAAQGAGMAIEDAAVLAQCLGEAANESTDGAAVALARYTSLRRARVAHVQALAQRNGRIYHLGGAAALARDLAIRAMGPQRMLARQDWIYNWRP